A segment of the Ischnura elegans chromosome 13 unlocalized genomic scaffold, ioIscEleg1.1 SUPER_13_unloc_1, whole genome shotgun sequence genome:
agtttcgataagagtggataggagttttacatcgtctgaggttaccaatgcatgcatgaggcacagagctcagggaaacatgtcttaataaccacctattaaaactggctgagggtggaaagtttccttcgtttgatgaggtattaatacgAGTCGGCATTTTGCTACAGCCACGTACACATGTCCGCCATTATTGAtgctcccgccaagtgtgaatTGCGAAGTGTGATTCGTTTTTTACAGGCTGAAGGCCATAGTGCTGCAGAAATCCATCGGAGAATGAGTCGTGTTTATGGGGAAAACTTCATGAGTGATGGTGTTGCGCGTGAATGGTGTCGAAAGTTCAAAGATGGCCGTAATGATGTGCATGATGAAGGGGGCCAAGGACGCAAATCTGTCATTTCAGATGACCTGGTTAAACGAGTTGACAGTAGGGTTAAAGAAAACCGCAGATTCACCATTACTGCGTTGTTTACGGAATTTCCAGAAGTTTCAAGGTCTGTTTTGTACTCTATTGTTACTGAGCAGTTAGACTACAAAAAACTTTGTGCAAGTTGGGTCCCAAAAATGTTGACAGACGGCCACAAAACTGGACGAATGGCGTCAGCTTTGGAGTTTCTTGAGCGTTATCATGATGAAGGAGGCAACTTTTTGAAATCAATCGTGACTGGGGATGAAACCTGGATTCAATA
Coding sequences within it:
- the LOC124172499 gene encoding histone-lysine N-methyltransferase SETMAR-like — encoded protein: MSAIIDAPAKCELRSVIRFLQAEGHSAAEIHRRMSRVYGENFMSDGVAREWCRKFKDGRNDVHDEGGQGRKSVISDDLVKRVDSRVKENRRFTITALFTEFPEVSRSVLYSIVTEQLDYKKLCASWVPKMLTDGHKTGRMASALEFLERYHDEGGNFLKSIVTGDETWIQYDTPETKRQSQQWMHSNSPNKPKKFKQTFNNRKTMATVFWDQQGVLLVEFMEPGTTITAAVYCETLRRLRRAIQNKRRGKLTAGVVLIHDNARPHCWSNSTGSQTIWMGHFRSSAIQS